AGTTGTAGCCTTAAATACTGCATTAGTTCTCTGGGTATCAGGACTTGAGGATGATTTACATAAAGGCTTTAATAAAGCTTTGTATTCAATAAATCAAGGAAATCCTTGGAAAAAATTTTTATTATTAAAAACTTTTTTATCCACAGATGAATAAATTTCAAATTGATGATTAATCCCTATAAAAAAAATGCCAAATTAGTTTTAAGTAATGGAATTATATTCCCAGGATTTTCTTTTGGAGCTGAGGGTACTGCAGTTGGCGAAATAGTTTTTAATACTGGAATGACTGGATACCAGGAAGTTATTACTGATCCAAGCTACTATGGCCAAATATTAACATTCACTTATCCAGAAATCGGAAATACTGGTATTAATCTTGAAGATTCAGAATCCAGTAATAGTGTTAAAGGAATAATTGTTAGGAATTATTCATCAAATAATAGTAATTGGAGATCTTTAAAGACGTTTGATCAATGGTTGGTTGAGAAAAATATTATCGGTCTTTATGGTATTGATACAAGGGCTCTTGTTAAGATATTAAGATCTAATGGTTCGATGAATGGAGTTCTTACCTCCGAAGATAAAACTGTAAAAAGTTGCTTAAAAATAATCGATGATACGCCTAATATGGAGGGTTTGAATTTATCAAAATTAGTTTCAACAAGGCAACCTTATTTATGGCGAGATCCTACAGAAACAAATTTTGATGTTAGACAAAGATATTATGAAAAGACTAATAAATTAAAAATAGTAGCAATCGACTTTGGAATAAAAAAATCAATTTTAAATAGATTAGTTGCCCATGGTTGTGAAATTTTAGTTTTACCTTCCCACTCTTCTTTAAAAGATGTTCTATCTAATAATCCTGATGGTATATTCTTTTCTAATGGGCCAGGTGATCCTTCTTCAGTCTCTGAAGGTATAGATTTAGCAAGATCACTTATCGAATATGGTCAAATACCTATGTTCGGAATTTGCCTTGGTCATCAAATCTTTGGATTAGCCTTAGGAGGTTCTACTTATAAGCTCCCTTTTGGACATCGTGGTTTAAATCATCCTTGCGGAATGGATAATAAAATTGAGATAACTAGTCAGAATCATGGTTTTGCTATTGACCCTAATTCTCTCTCAAAGGACATTGTTAAAATAACTCATTACAACCTTAACGATAATACGGTTGCTGGATTGGAAGTTAATAATAAGCCAATATTTAGCGTTCAATATCATCCAGAAGCAGGACCAGGCCCACATGATTCAGATTATTTATTTAAAAAATTTGTTTCTCTAATGTTAGAAAGATGTTGACATATTGTTTTCTTTTGATTTGATAATTACATTTGATACTTTAATTTTTTGGAGGGATTAGATCATAGAAGATTTTCAAAAGTTAACGGTTTCTTTAAGAGGAAGCCTCGATGTAAAAACAAATATTATTGTTTTTACTTTTAAAGGTCAACTTGATGCCTTCTCAGAAAAACAATTTAAGTCTTACGTAACTAATAATTTACAAAATGAGCTCCCATTCGTAATTGATCTTACAAAAATTGATTTTTTAGATTCTTCTGGTCTTGGAGCTCTTGTTCAGACTGCTAAAGAATGTAAAAAGTTGAAGCTTGGTTTCTCAGTTGTTGGTAATTCGAGAGTTGCTCAAACAATTAAACTTGTCCGTTTAGGGGATTTTCTTAATTTAAAGTCTAGTCTTGAAGATGCTTTAAAGTATTTAAAAAATTGAATAATTGGATTCAAAACTTGGTTCCATATGGCTCTCCTGAACAAATTGGTGTTATTCAACTTGCTTGGCTTGGTGATTCAGTATGGGAACTTCATCAAAGACTAAGACATGTTCATTTTCCTTTGAAATCAAAAGAACTTCACTTATCAGTTGTAAACGAAGTAAAGGCTAAATCTCAATCAAAATCTTTAAGTCAAATTGAACATTTATTAAATGAAAATGAAATAGATTTAATTAGACGTGCTAGAAATAAAACGAAGAGAAACCCAAAGACTTCTGACCCTACAATATATTCAAGAGCAACAGGTTTCGAAGCCCTGATAGGATGGCTTTTCCTGAAAGATCCTCAAAGATTATCAACACTTTTTGAATATCTTGAAATTTAAATGAATCAAATCTATGAAAAACTCCTCTAAAAATAATTTTTCTGGAAAAAATGGTAAACAATACAAAAAGAATTCTAATTCTAATTTTTACTCTAAAAATATTAAATCCTCAAAAAATAGTATATTTTTGAGCCAATCTGAAAAAAATAAGGGCGTTAACAATGTAAATGAAAGTAATAAAAAGAAAAGCAACTTTTCATCTTCAAGAAGGAGAAAGCCAATAAATAAATCTAAATTAGAAATTTCGAATAATGCTGCACCTATTTACAAAGAGCTTGCAAATAAAAAAAATTTCGATGATTGGATATGGGGAAAACATTCCGTTTTTGAGTGTCTTACCAGTGATAGAGCTATTAATAGAATATGGTGTACATCAGAAATCTTTTCTTCAGAGAAATTCTATATTTTACTCAAGGACCTCAAATCAAAAGGAGTCCTCATTGAAGAAGTTTCTTGGAATAGGCTTTCGCAATTGACATTTGGTGCTACACATCAAGGTGTTGCGTTGCAGTTGGCCTACTCAAAAACAATATCCCTAGAAAAATTAATCGAACTTTCTAAAAAAAACTCTTCAAATCCAATTATTCTGGCCTTAGACGGAATAACTGATCCACATAATGTTGGTGCAATTATAAGATCAGCAGAAGCATTTGGTTGCAAGGGTATCCTTATCCCTCAAAGAAGATCTGCTGGTTTAACGGGAACTGTTGCCAAGGTGGCTGCAGGAGCCTTGGAGCATTTGCCAGTAAGTAGAGTTGTTAATCTAAATAGGTCATTAGAGGAGCTAAAGAAAAATGGTTTTGTTGTTATTGGATTATCTGGAGATGGTCAATTATCGATCTCAAAGTTTCATGAAAAAACTCCATTGGTTGTTATAGTTGGGGCTGAAGATAAAGGTATTTCTTTACTTACTCAAAAAAAATGTGATTTTCTTTTAAACATTCCTCTTAAAGGTAAAACATCAAGTTTAAATGCATCTGTTGCAGCAGCGATATCACTATTTCAATTGACAAGTAATTAAGATTAATTTTCAAAAGTCAAATTTTTTTGTCGTCTAGAATATTGTTGTTTCAATACATTTATATAATTAATATAAATTTATTGAATTTTTACTACAAAATTGTATAGAATTTAACAAGAATTGATGGTCTTACAAGGCCAATAAAATTTGATTAGAAAACTAGGAAACAAACTTGGATTAGCCTGGTGGGCGAAGATTGAAACAGATCAACCCACTACCACCTATTGGTATGGTCCATTTATTACAAAGCGAAGCTTAAAAGAAAATATGTCCTCATTTATAGAAGATCTTTCTGATGAAGGTTCCACAAATATTAAACATAGTCTACTTCGCTGTAAAAAAGAAGAACCATTAACTGTTATTTAATCTTTAATTTTAAGAAGTAACTTGATAAATGAATTTTAATTCTTTAAGAAAGAAAATTATTACTAAAAATACTTCTGTAAAAGAATTAGTAACTGATTTCTTTTATAAAATTGATTCTAAAGATATTGAAATTAACTCATACATTTGCACGACAAAAGATAATGCCATATCACAAGCTGAAAATATAGATAAATTAATACAAGATGAAAAAATACTACCTCCTCTTGCTGGAATGCCAATAGCAGTTAAGGATAACATTTGTACAAAGGGAGTCGTAACTACTTGTGCAAGTAAAATGCTCAAAAGCTTTGTTGCCCCTTACGAATCGACCGCCTCAAATAAATTATGGACTTCGGGTGGAATTTGTTTAGGTAAAACAAATTTAGATGAATTTGCAATGGGTAGTTCTACAGAAACTTCTGTATTTGGTGTTACTTCAAATCCTTGGGATATTAATAGAGTTCCAGGAGGTAGTTCAGGAGGTAGTGCTGCTTCAGTTGCTGCGGGATTATGTGCCGCTGCGATAGGTTCTGATACTGGAGGTTCAATAAGACAACCAGCTTCTTTTTGTGGAGTTGTGGGACTTAAGCCTACCTATGGAAGAGTAAGTAGATGGGGATTAGTAGCATTTGCTAGCTCTCTTGATCAAATTGGCCCCATTACAAATACTGTTTCAGATGCTGCCGAAATCCTTTATTCAATATCTGGCAAAGACCCCTTAGATTCAACATGTCTTGATATCCCAGTACCAAATTATTTGAGTGATTTAAATAAATCTATAAAGAATTTGAGAATTGGAATTATTAAAGAATGCTTTGAACATCCAGGTCTTAATCCAGAAGTTAAAGAATCTGTTCTTTCTGGTGTTGAGAGATTCAAAACCTTAGGAGCAGAAATTATTGAAGTTGAATGTCCTAGGTTTAACGATGGAATAGCCACATATTATGTGATTGCACCATCTGAGGCCTCTGCAAATTTAGCTAGATACGATGGTGTTAAATATGGTTACAGATCGAGTGAAGGAGCTAATCTTTTAGATATGACTTCTAAAAGTAGAGCTGAAGGATTTGGAGATGAAGTGCAAAGAAGAATTTTGATAGGAACTTATGCTTTATCAGCTGGATACAGTGATGCCTATTACAAGAAAGCACAAAAAGTTAGAACACTAATAAGAAAGGATTTTGATAATGCTTTTAAGAAAGTAGATATTTTATTAACACCTACTTGTCCAACTACTGCTTTTTTGAAGGGTGATTTTACAAATGATCCACTTTCTATGTATTTATCTGATCTGTTAACAGTTCCCGCTAATTTAGCAGGACTACCAGCTATAAGTATTCCTTGTGGTTTTGATTCAAAAGGATTACCAATAGGACTTCAACTAATAGGTAATGTATTGGAAGAAAAAAGAATACTGAATGCAGCAAATATTTTCGAGATTGATGCTCAGGTAATTAAGAATAGACCTTTATTCTAAAACTTTATTAAAAATTAATTTGTAATCAAAAAGTATAGACCTTTTAGAATTTTTCTCTATCTTATATATATAAATTGATTGAGTATGGGTTTCGTTCCGCTTCATAATCATAGTGACTACAGTCTACTTGATGGAGCAAGTCAAATTTCCAAAATTGTTGATAAAGCTTGTGATCTAGGAATGGATTCTATAGCTCTAACTGATCATGGAGTTATGTATGGAGTTCTTGATTTAGTCAAGAAGTGTAAAGAGAGAGGTATAAAACCTATTATTGGTAATGAAATGTATGTCATTAATGGTTCTATTGATGATCCTCAACCCAAAAAAGAAAAAAGATATCATTTGGTTGTATTAGCAAAAAATTATACTGGCTATAAAAATCTTGTAAAATTAACAACGATTAGTCACTTAAATGGTATGAGAGGTCGTGGGATCTTCTCTAGACCATGTATTGATAAATTTCTTTTAAATAAATATAAGGAAGGACTTATAGTTTCTACAGCTTGTCTTGGTGGTGAAATACCTCAAGCTATCTTGAAAGGAAGATTAGATGTAGCAGAGGATATAGCTCTTTGGTATAAAAAATTATTTGCAGAAGATTTTTATCTAGAAATTCAGGATCATGGTTCTATTGAGGATAGAATTGTTAATGTGGAATTATTGAAAATTGGGAAGAAGCATCAGATAAAAGTTATTGCTACAAATGATGCTCACTACATATCTAATATGGATGTTGAATCACATGATGCTTTGCTTTGCGTATTAACAGGAAAACTTATAAGTGATGAAAAAAGATTGAGATATACAGGTACAGAATATATTAAAAGTGAACAAGAAATGCTTGAACTTTTTCAAGATCATATTGATGATGAGTCAATTAAAGAGGCAGTTAACAATACAGTAGAAATTTCTCAAAAAATTGAAGTATTTGAATTGTTTGGTAAATATAGAATGCCAAAATTCCCTCTTAACGATGACAAAGATTCATTCTCTCTTTTAACACAATTATCTTATGAAGGTCTTGTAAAGAGACTTAAAACAAACGATCTTAAAGAAGTTGATGATATTTATAAAAAAAGATTATCTTCAGAATTAAAAATAATAAAAGATATGGGTTTCCCAGATTATTTCTTGGTTGTTTGGGATTATATCAAATTTGCTAGAGATAATTCTATTCCAGTTGGACCAGGAAGAGGTTCTGCGGCAGGTTCACTAGTTGCCTATTCTCTTCAAATAACAAATATAGATCCTGTTGAGCACGGATTATTGTTTGAGAGATTTTTAAATCCAGCAAGAATGTCTATGCCTGATATTGATACCGATTTTTGCATTGATAGGAGAAACGAAGTAATTGATTATGTAACTAATAGATATGGTGAAGATAAAGTTGCTCAAATAATTACTTTTAATAAAATGACTTCTAAAGCAGTATTAAAAGATGTAGCAAGGGTTCTAGCTATTCCTTATGGCGAGGCAGATAAATTGGCTAAGTTAATACCGGTTGTGAGAGGGAAACCATATAAACTTAATGAAATGATCGATAAGAATACTCCTGTCAAGGAGTTTAGAGAAAAATACATTAATGACAATAGGGTGAAAAGGTGGATTGATTTGGCTATGAGAATTGAAGGAACCAATAAAACCTATGGAGTTCATGCTGCAGGAGTTGTAATTGCCTCTGATCCTCTCGACGAGCTTGTACCTCTGCAAAGGAATAATGAAGGTCAAATAATAACTCAATATTCTATGGATGATATTGAGTCACTTGGATTATTGAAAATGGATTTTTTAGGCTTAAAAAATCTTACTATGATCGATAAAACAGTTTCTTTGATTAATCAATCAACAGGAAAGAAAATAAATATTGATGAGTTACCTCAAAATGATGGTAAAACATTTGAACTTATTGGAAGAGGAGATCTTGAAGGTATTTTTCAACTAGAATCTTCTGGGATGAAACAAGTTGTTAAGGACTTTAAACCTAATTCTCTTGAGGATATTTCATCTATTTTAGCTCTTTATAGACCAGGTCCGCTTGATGCTGGACTTATCCCTAAATTCATAAATCGAAAAAATGGGAATGAAAAGGTTGATTTTCCTCATCCCTTTATTAAGTCAATTCTTACTGAAACCTATGGAATTATGGTTTACCAAGAACAAATCATGAAAATTGCCCAGGACTTAGCAGGTTATTCTCTCGGTGATGCTGATTTACTTCGAAGAGCAATGGGAAAAAAGAAAGTATCAGAGATGGTAAAACATAGAAATATTTTTGTGGGAGGGTCTATAAAAAAGGGTGTGAATGAAAAATTAGCTAATGATCTTTTTGATCAAATGGTTTTATTCGCAGAATATTGTTTTAATAAAAGCCACTCAACAGCTTATGGTGCAGTAACTTATCAAACTGCATTTTTAAAAGCCCATTTTCCTGTTGCATATATGGCAGCTCTTTTAAGCGTTAATTCAGGCTCCAGCGACAAGATGCAAAGATATATTTCTAATTGTTATTCGATGGGTATAGAAGTTATTTCACCAAGTATTAATTTCTCTGGTATTGATTTCACTATAATGAATAATCAGATTTTATTTGGACTTTCTGCAATTAAGAATTTAGGAGATTCTGCGATAAGAAATATTATTGAAAATAGAAATAAATTTGGTCATTTTAAGTCTTTATATGATTTGTGCGATCGTCTACCTTCTAATCTTCTTAATAAAAGAAACCTCGAATCTCTAATTCACTGTGGAGCCCTAGATGATTTTTCAACTAACAATAATAGAGCTCAATTGTTGTCAGATCTTGAACATACTATTGAATGGGCCTCTTCAAGAAATCGTGATAGATTGTCTGGGCAAGGAAATCTATTTGATTCAAAAGAAGAATCTGCAAATATAGCATTATCAAATACGCAATTAGCTAAAGTTGAGGATTATTCACTAATTGAGAAGTTAAAGTTAGAGAAACAGCTTTTAGGTTTTTATTTATCTGATCATCCTCTAAAACATTTAACTAAGCCAGCAAAACTTATTTCCCCAACTAGTATTTCGCAGTTAGAAGAAACAAAAGATAGAACTAAAGTCTCTTTAGTTGGTATGATCCCTGAATTAAAGCAAATAACAACGAAAAAAGGAGATAAGATGGCTATAGTTCAGCTTGAAGATCTTTCTGGAAGTTGCGAGGCAATAGTATTCCCTAAAACCTATCTCAGATTATCAGAATTTCTTTTGACTGATACTAGATTGTTGGTGTGGGGAACTATAGATAAAAAAAGTGATAAGACCCAATTAATTATTGATGATTGTAGGGAAATAGATAACCTTAAATTGCTTATTATTAATCTTGAAAGTTCTCAAGCATCAGATGTAAGAATACAAAATACTTTAAGAGACTGTTTAATTAAATTTAAGCCAGATAGGGGTAAATGCGGAATCAAGATTCCAGTTTTGGCAGCAGTAAGAAATAAAAATAGTGTTACTTACGTTAAATTTGGTGAACAATTTTGTATTGGCAATATAGAAGGAGCGTGCAAATTATTAGAAAATAAATCATTTAAAGTTAATTTGAAATCCTTAGTTTCCTAGACTAACTATTCTCTTCAAAGTTTTGAGTTGCTGGTTTGAAGGCAGCTTTTGCTCTTTTTATATTCATTGGAATATTTTCAATACCTAAAATAGAACCAGGCTCTTTATCCCAACTAGCTGATAATATTCCATAACTCAATCCTGCAAGACCTATCAAGAAAAATAATGCTGATATCGCAATTGTTGAAGAAGGAGGTATTTCAGCGATGTTTCTAGTAACGATAATGTAGCTAACTACAAATACTGACATTCCCATTATAGTCGGTATTCCTGTTGTGAAAAAGATTCTTCTTGCCATCCTATCTGCTACATATTTGGGAATTCCACTATTTGTTGGCTTCGCTGTAATAACTGTTTTAGGTTTTTTTTCTAGATTGGAAAATGCTGTTTTCTCAGATAAAGTATTTTTCTTTTTATTAATTATCTTTTTTTTTGGTTGTTTTTTTTTCATTAACGGAAATCATCCTCTGATTCCAATTTTATTTACTAATGCTTGATATTTTTGGACATTTTTATCTTTTATGTAAGTTAGTAATCTTTTCCTTTTCCCAATCATTTTTAATAATCCTTGCCTTGAAGCAAAATCATGAATGTTTCCTTGTAAATGGTCACTTAATTTAGAGATTCTTTTAGACAGCATTGCAACTTGTACTTCCGCTGAGCCTGTATCAGTTGCATGAACCTGATGGGTTTCAATAATCTTTTGTTTTTCAGCTGTATCTAATGACATAAAAAATTTTTTTCTCAAGTCTATCTTACTACGTTATATGTCTATATTACTACTACTACTATCTAAATAATTCATAGCTAACTTCAATAATTTTTCAAATGATATATTTTTTTCTTTTTTGGTAAGAATAACTGTTTCTTTAATAATAATTGGCAAAATACTGCTAATTTGTTTTTGAGTATAATTTAAAGACTTTAGGGTTAACTTAAGGTCATCATGTAATTTTTTGATTTCATTATTCTTAATTAGAAAGGCTTCTTTGTTTTTCTCTTCCTCAATTTGTAATTCATTTTTAAATTTATTTTTTAATTCTAAAATTAGCCTTTCAGTCATTTTTTTACCTAAACCTGGGACTGAACTAATTAATTGCTTGTTTTGAGTATTAATTGCATTGATAACTTCACTAATGGAAAATTTGTTTAATATTGCCATACCTATTTGGGATCCAACACCTCTGATATTTAAAATTTCAATAAAAAAATTCTTTTGATCCTTCGAGGTAAAGCCAAATAAAAAATCTGAATCCTCTTTCTTAATATGTTTTATCCAAAGATTAAGTTTTTTATTTCGTATCTTATTTGTGTTTAATTTGAGGAAAAATGATTCTAATATTTGAATTTCATATCCTATTCCTTGACAATTTATTAAAACAAAAAATTTATGATTGATTTTCCATGATTCAATCAGTTCTCCACTTATCCAACTAATCAATTAACCACCATCCACCTGACATCCAATAAGAGCCCCTGCAGTGCCACCAGCTGGTACAGCCCAAAATCTATCTTTGCCTCTAGAGGAGGAAAGTGCTATTCCAGCACCAAGAAGTCCTCCAATAACTGAACCTTCACTACAGTCATTATCATCTATTGCTTCTGCTCGATTTTGACCTCCACAGGGTATTTCAACATCTATTTCATAACTTCTTACATAGCCAGGATTTGATTTTGTTCCAGGTATATATTCTTCTCTATATTCAGTTCTTGTACAAGTTACTGACTTTGGAGTTGTTGCTCTAATTGGAAGGATAGGGCAACAACAAAACAATAAGGTTAGATAGAATAATCTCACAGAATTTTGAACTCTCATAATATTCTATGCGTTTTTGGTTATTTTGGTAGTAGATATAATAGTTCCTAATAAAACTAACAAAGCTCCTAATACAAAAGTAATATTTATTACTTCACTGAAAAATAATAATCCCCAAATTGATCCGAATAAAACTTGTAAATAGTTAATAGTAGAAGCCTCAGAAGCAGGTAAATTTTTTAATCCTATAGTTAAGAAAGTTTGTCCTAATTGTGTAAATATACCAATACCAATAATCCATATTAATTCATACCAATTTGGAGTAATCCAGTTAATTAAGACAATTGGTGATAGTGTTATTAAAGAAACCAGTGGAAAATATTCAATAATTACATAGACATCTTCAGTAAATGAAAGTTTCTTTACTGTAATGTAAGCCAATGCAGTGAAGATAGAACCAAGAAAAGCTATCGAAACCGAAGTATTATCTATTAGAACATTTATATTTGATAATTGATTTGGATTTAATATTAATAATATTCCAGTCCAGCCAATAATTAAAGCAAAAAACAATTTCCTAGTTATTTTTTCGTTTATTAATATGCCAGCAAATATAGATATAAAAATAGGATAGGTATATTGAATAACAGTAGATAAACTAAGAGGCATATTTCGTATCGCATAAAAAATACAAAATAATGCTGATGTTCCTAGAAGACCTCTTAGAATCAGTAATGGTCTATTTTCTCCCCAAGGATTTATATTTTTAATTTTAATTATAAATAATGTAATGCTCAAACTCAGTAAAGATCTGAAAAAAACTAATTCATAAATAGGTATCCTTTTATCAATATTTTTTACACATAAAGTCATCAAACTAAAGAAAAATGAGGCAAATACTAAATTAAACTTATTCAAAGAGTTTAATTTCTTTTCTAATTTTGCGATATTCATTATTTAAAAAAATATTCTTATTGTGAAATTAAGTAGATTCCTATTTGATTTTGAACTATAACAATAAAATCATTATTTGCTCCTTAGTAAAATTCTAAATGGTTCATTCTATACATCCAAGAACTATTCAGGAAGTTAAAGAAAAGTCAGATATTGTCGAAGTAATATCTGAACATATTGTACTTAAGAAAAAAGGGAAGGAGTTTGTTGGTATTTGCCCTTTTCATGATGATAAAAAACCCTCTATGACAGTATCTCCAAGTAAACAATTTTATTATTGTTTTTCTTGTGGTGCTGGTGGGAATTCTATAAAATTTTTAATGGAATTTACACGTGCTAATTTTTCTGATGTTGTCCTTTCTCTTGCTAAGAAAAATAATATTAATGTTGAAAATCTTGATGGCCCTCAAGTAGAAGCATATAAAAAACAATTATCTAAAAAGGAAGAACTGTATAAAATACTAAGAGTCACTAAAAATTGGTTTAAGTCTCAATTAAATAATTCTTTAGGTGTTGATGCTATGAAATATTTAACATCTAAGAGAAACTTTAATAACAAAATTATTGATAACTTTGAATTAGGTTTTGCTCCAAACTCATGGAATGATTTATTTGAATATCTTTCCAAGGTAGAAAAATTTCCTATTAATCTTATTTTAGATTCAGGCCTTGCAATTTCTAAAGATAATTCTGACAAAATCTATGATCGTTTTAGAAATAGATTAATTGTGCCAATACATGATATGCAGGGACGTGTAGTTGCCTTTGGGGGAAGATCTCTGGATGGTCAGGAACCTAAATATCTTAACTCTCCTGAATCTGAAATATTTGAAAAGGGGAAAATGTTGTTTGCATTCGATAAAGCATCTAGCAATATAAGAAAAATGGATAAAGCTATAATTGTGGAAGGTTACTTTGATGTAATCTCTCTTCATTCTAAAGGTATTACCAATTCTGTAGCTTCTCTTGGTACTGCATTAAATAAGTATCAAATTTCCCAATTATGTAGATGTACAGATAATAAAAATATAATCTTGAATTTTGATTCTGATAATGCAGGGATAAGAGCCACAAAAAGAGTAATAAAAGAGGTGGAAAGTCTATCTCTCTATGACCA
This window of the Prochlorococcus sp. MIT 1314 genome carries:
- the ruvA gene encoding Holliday junction branch migration protein RuvA, producing MISWISGELIESWKINHKFFVLINCQGIGYEIQILESFFLKLNTNKIRNKKLNLWIKHIKKEDSDFLFGFTSKDQKNFFIEILNIRGVGSQIGMAILNKFSISEVINAINTQNKQLISSVPGLGKKMTERLILELKNKFKNELQIEEEKNKEAFLIKNNEIKKLHDDLKLTLKSLNYTQKQISSILPIIIKETVILTKKEKNISFEKLLKLAMNYLDSSSSNIDI
- a CDS encoding glycine zipper 2TM domain-containing protein; the encoded protein is MRVQNSVRLFYLTLLFCCCPILPIRATTPKSVTCTRTEYREEYIPGTKSNPGYVRSYEIDVEIPCGGQNRAEAIDDNDCSEGSVIGGLLGAGIALSSSRGKDRFWAVPAGGTAGALIGCQVDGG
- a CDS encoding DMT family transporter yields the protein MMNIAKLEKKLNSLNKFNLVFASFFFSLMTLCVKNIDKRIPIYELVFFRSLLSLSITLFIIKIKNINPWGENRPLLILRGLLGTSALFCIFYAIRNMPLSLSTVIQYTYPIFISIFAGILINEKITRKLFFALIIGWTGILLILNPNQLSNINVLIDNTSVSIAFLGSIFTALAYITVKKLSFTEDVYVIIEYFPLVSLITLSPIVLINWITPNWYELIWIIGIGIFTQLGQTFLTIGLKNLPASEASTINYLQVLFGSIWGLLFFSEVINITFVLGALLVLLGTIISTTKITKNA
- the dnaG gene encoding DNA primase, giving the protein MVHSIHPRTIQEVKEKSDIVEVISEHIVLKKKGKEFVGICPFHDDKKPSMTVSPSKQFYYCFSCGAGGNSIKFLMEFTRANFSDVVLSLAKKNNINVENLDGPQVEAYKKQLSKKEELYKILRVTKNWFKSQLNNSLGVDAMKYLTSKRNFNNKIIDNFELGFAPNSWNDLFEYLSKVEKFPINLILDSGLAISKDNSDKIYDRFRNRLIVPIHDMQGRVVAFGGRSLDGQEPKYLNSPESEIFEKGKMLFAFDKASSNIRKMDKAIIVEGYFDVISLHSKGITNSVASLGTALNKYQISQLCRCTDNKNIILNFDSDNAGIRATKRVIKEVESLSLYDQINLKILQLNGFKDPDEYLKRHTPEDYFNLIDKSSFWIDWEIDQIFNNRDLTKSEDFQTVIYSLVKLLSKLPQSSTRTHYLQIVSERLSKGQARLAIQFEQDLRNQVKGFRWHGRAKKFEQPHEISRREKNESEIIFYYLHCPNLRLFIRDEFLKREINCFNTNYIQNVWEAISKIEQNNLGPNYLNELKQSNNQILKKDFSDINLISLLPDYLALNNGELSNKINIFVNPDELYLTMLSNPKDNLLGTLSLIERYNSLKRCRHLIESWGSQRLKTLENCISILIDTSSSGSSNTNKEIDDLFKDLNSDAIKFQELYYLERKHINFLDKQRCGNFIAS